Proteins from one Ketobacter alkanivorans genomic window:
- a CDS encoding alpha/beta fold hydrolase, giving the protein MPDFNKPEMIAVNDIQLAVYEARPEGPAKPWPVILCHGMPELAYSWRYQFKPLTEAGFHVLAPDMRGVGHSSVLKNKSDYTLGKRLEDMCGLLDHFGYEQAIFIGHDFGGTIVWGMGLYHQNRVKALCACNSPFADMPMNPLDLYNQLYGPNNYFAYFQTQECENKFNEDPARTFRFYVRRDLGQGTNLSRSRAHDPESIGHVHWIHDDESTWPGEVILADEDLDYYASAYAKTGFGGALNWYRCLPLDYEYQKQVYPNGLPKIEVPVLAIGSDLDFIAAHHFYDLLDGYCSDWRKVVIENAGHWTQQEQPDALNDVLVEWLQSLK; this is encoded by the coding sequence ATGCCAGACTTTAATAAGCCGGAAATGATTGCAGTGAACGATATTCAGTTAGCCGTTTACGAGGCTCGTCCAGAAGGCCCTGCGAAACCCTGGCCGGTGATTCTTTGTCATGGGATGCCCGAGCTTGCGTACTCCTGGCGTTATCAGTTTAAGCCGTTGACCGAGGCGGGGTTTCACGTGCTTGCACCGGATATGCGTGGAGTGGGGCATTCATCCGTTCTGAAAAATAAATCTGATTACACTCTGGGTAAGCGATTGGAGGATATGTGCGGCCTGCTGGATCATTTTGGCTACGAGCAGGCCATCTTCATTGGCCATGATTTTGGCGGAACCATTGTTTGGGGTATGGGGTTGTATCATCAGAATAGGGTCAAGGCCTTGTGTGCCTGTAATTCTCCTTTCGCTGATATGCCGATGAATCCCCTGGATTTATACAACCAATTGTATGGCCCCAATAACTATTTCGCTTACTTCCAAACACAGGAGTGCGAAAACAAATTCAATGAAGATCCCGCACGTACGTTTCGATTTTATGTTCGCCGTGATTTGGGGCAGGGTACTAACTTGTCTCGCAGCCGTGCACACGATCCCGAAAGCATCGGACACGTTCACTGGATTCATGATGATGAGAGCACTTGGCCAGGAGAAGTGATTCTGGCAGATGAAGATTTGGACTATTACGCCAGCGCCTATGCGAAAACCGGTTTTGGTGGAGCACTTAACTGGTACCGTTGCCTGCCGTTAGACTATGAGTACCAAAAACAAGTGTACCCCAATGGCCTGCCAAAAATTGAAGTACCGGTATTGGCGATTGGTTCGGATCTGGATTTTATCGCTGCCCATCATTTTTATGATTTATTGGACGGTTACTGCAGTGATTGGCGGAAAGTAGTGATTGAAAATGCCGGACATTGGACTCAGCAAGAGCAGCCGGATGCGTTGAATGATGTGTTGGTGGAGTGGTTGCAGTCGCTTAAGTGA
- a CDS encoding DUF4166 domain-containing protein — translation MNPLLEHDRVWFVYDGDCPICRMAAHALRIKQQLGELHLVNARAEPNHPLLNVIRDQQLDLDEGMVILYQGRFYHGKQALRFMSRHGAPKGLFNHFNRLLFWSERLSSLLYPWMRATRNTLLRFLHKQPIDNLNLQAQPIFQPIFGNQWDNLPIVIKKHYANRPYSDDKVIVDGIMNVECHWPMKLAAPFYRLMGSIPLVTEYGIRCTVHFDSFKNSKHFGFLRHFWFVQRRFYSFRSRMLAIGEDKVIEIMRFGFCWKTRYAWQDDTVKLIHDGYGLYWFGHLIPLPITGILGRGDAEERAIDDDHFAMNVTIRHPIFGVMYSYSGRFKVIQCLS, via the coding sequence ATGAATCCATTACTCGAACATGATCGCGTCTGGTTTGTTTATGACGGAGATTGCCCCATATGTCGTATGGCTGCTCATGCTCTGCGCATCAAACAGCAACTGGGTGAGCTGCATTTAGTGAACGCCAGAGCAGAACCAAACCACCCTCTGTTGAATGTGATTCGTGATCAACAACTGGATTTGGATGAGGGCATGGTGATTCTATACCAAGGCCGGTTTTATCACGGCAAGCAGGCGTTACGCTTCATGTCCCGACACGGCGCACCCAAAGGCCTGTTTAATCACTTCAATCGCCTACTGTTCTGGTCGGAGAGGCTAAGCTCCCTGCTCTATCCATGGATGAGGGCAACAAGAAACACCTTGCTGCGCTTTTTGCATAAGCAGCCCATCGACAATCTCAATCTACAGGCGCAACCGATCTTCCAACCAATATTTGGAAACCAGTGGGACAACCTGCCCATAGTGATTAAAAAACACTACGCTAACCGCCCCTACAGTGACGACAAAGTGATTGTGGATGGCATTATGAATGTAGAATGCCATTGGCCAATGAAATTAGCTGCGCCATTCTATCGACTGATGGGCTCCATACCTTTGGTTACCGAATATGGCATTCGCTGCACAGTGCATTTTGATAGTTTCAAAAATAGTAAACACTTTGGGTTTCTTCGTCATTTTTGGTTTGTGCAACGTCGGTTCTATTCATTTCGCTCTCGCATGCTTGCTATCGGTGAAGATAAGGTAATCGAAATCATGCGGTTTGGCTTCTGCTGGAAAACGCGATACGCATGGCAGGATGACACCGTCAAACTGATCCATGACGGCTACGGGCTCTACTGGTTTGGCCATCTGATTCCTTTGCCTATTACAGGTATTCTGGGAAGAGGTGATGCCGAAGAAAGGGCGATTGATGACGATCATTTTGCAATGAATGTCACGATTCGCCATCCAATATTCGGTGTGATGTACTCCTATTCGGGCCGCTTTAAGGTTATTCAGTGTTTATCATGA
- a CDS encoding saccharopine dehydrogenase NADP-binding domain-containing protein, protein MKRILVIGGYGNFGQFISKALAQEPDIQLIIAGRSLGKAQACCSRIEAINQPVALAINIYSDLAASLRNAAPDIVIHTSGPFQDQGYQVAEACIEIGSHYIDLADGRTFVAGITSLQQAAAEKGLLICSGASSVPGLSSALIQHYQPQFHSITEVDYAISTAHNTSRGLATTRAVLSYAGKPFAALRNGRSTNVIGWRGTRSKQFWKLGNRLLGNCDIPDLALFPSHFPDLETIRFQAGLELPFIHHALATLAWLVQHRLCPDLPAFAPAMMALSRLFDAFGTEDSGFFMELIGLDAKKNLRKVRFDLIARQGDGLYIPTIPAIVVALKLARNQITQTGACACLGLVTLEEYFERLKPVHIEWQELIT, encoded by the coding sequence ATGAAACGAATTCTGGTTATTGGTGGATACGGAAATTTCGGCCAGTTTATTAGCAAAGCCCTGGCGCAGGAGCCAGACATTCAACTCATTATTGCGGGCCGTAGCCTGGGCAAAGCTCAGGCCTGCTGTAGCCGAATTGAAGCCATCAATCAGCCTGTTGCATTGGCCATAAACATATATTCCGATCTGGCCGCATCTCTTCGCAACGCAGCGCCCGATATTGTTATTCATACCTCCGGCCCATTTCAGGATCAAGGTTATCAGGTGGCAGAAGCCTGCATCGAGATAGGGAGTCATTACATTGACCTGGCGGACGGTCGTACTTTTGTGGCGGGCATCACATCACTGCAACAGGCTGCCGCAGAAAAAGGCTTATTGATCTGCAGCGGTGCCAGTTCAGTTCCTGGGTTAAGCAGTGCGCTGATTCAGCACTATCAGCCTCAGTTTCACTCGATCACCGAAGTAGATTACGCTATCAGTACCGCCCACAACACCAGCCGCGGGCTGGCAACGACCAGAGCCGTTCTGAGTTACGCGGGCAAACCGTTTGCTGCGCTGCGTAATGGCCGATCCACTAACGTAATAGGCTGGCGAGGCACCAGATCAAAACAGTTCTGGAAACTCGGCAACCGACTGTTGGGAAATTGCGACATACCCGATCTAGCCCTGTTCCCCAGTCACTTTCCTGACTTGGAAACTATTCGATTTCAGGCTGGGTTAGAATTGCCTTTTATTCATCATGCGCTCGCCACGCTAGCCTGGCTGGTACAGCACAGGCTGTGTCCCGATCTGCCGGCTTTTGCCCCGGCAATGATGGCATTATCCCGATTATTTGATGCATTCGGTACAGAAGACAGTGGCTTTTTCATGGAGCTTATCGGGTTAGATGCGAAGAAAAACCTGAGGAAAGTTCGCTTTGATCTGATTGCCCGGCAGGGAGATGGCCTTTACATACCCACAATCCCTGCCATTGTGGTTGCCTTGAAATTGGCTCGCAACCAAATCACACAAACAGGTGCCTGCGCCTGTCTCGGTTTGGTAACACTGGAAGAATATTTTGAACGACTCAAACCTGTTCACATCGAATGGCAGGAGCTCATCACTTAA